In Pygocentrus nattereri isolate fPygNat1 chromosome 30, fPygNat1.pri, whole genome shotgun sequence, the following proteins share a genomic window:
- the LOC119262931 gene encoding membrane-spanning 4-domains subfamily A member 4A-like: MASSVVPGANTRNGFTIVTQVVPAGMDQYGPGTGGGDVTGGPVKKPLKGEPKALGTVQIMIGIMTLFFGIVKTVYSPHVGVYSGVTYWGSCLYITSGALSVAAGNKANTCVVRSSLVMNIISAVAAGIAMVLLSFDIALQEIYGYYSCSYDNRWSDQCATFLQLRGQSSGISGVLLVFSLFEFIISICSSAFICKATCCNESPVQTVYCRNTPETHNLAENV, from the exons ATGGCCTCCAGTGTTGTACCTGGTGCTAACACAAGAAATGGCTTCACCATCGTGACTCAAGTGGTTCCAGCTGGAATGGATCAGTATGGCCCCGGGACTGGAGGCGGAGACGTCACTGGAGGCCCAGTTAAAAAACCTCTGAAAGGAGAGCCAAAGGCACTGGGG actgtccagatAATGATCGGGATCATGACACTCTTCTTCGGTATAGTTAAAACGGTCTATTCACCACATGTGGGAGTCTACAGCGGTGTCACCTACTGGGGATCATGTCTT TATATCACCTCAGGTGCTTTATCTGTTGCTGCAGGCAACAAAGCTAATACCTGTGTG GTGAGAAGCTCCCTGGTGATGAACATAATCAGTGCTGTGGCTGCAGGAATAGCCATGGTTCTGCTGTCTTTTGACATTGCCTTACAGGAAATTTATGGATATTATAGCTGTTCATACGACAATCGTTGGAGTGACCAGTGTGCAACTTTCCTCCAGTTAAGG ggCCAATCAAGTGGAATCAGTggagtgctgctggtgttctctcTGTTCGAGTTCATCATCTCCATCTGCAGTTCTGCGTTCATCTGCAAAGCCACCTGCTGCAATGAATCTCCA gTCCAGACCGTGTATTGCCGCAACACTCCTGAAACTCACAATCTGGCCGAAAatgtttaa